A DNA window from Andrena cerasifolii isolate SP2316 chromosome 16, iyAndCera1_principal, whole genome shotgun sequence contains the following coding sequences:
- the Yip2 gene encoding yippee interacting protein 2, translated as MSVVTKGVFIVAAKRTPFGTMGGAFVNKSATELSVVAATSALQSAGLKPEQIDSTVFGHVLAGSAADGGFLARHVSLKSGVPLEKPAFGVNRLCGSGFQSVVCGAQSILIGESKVVLTGGAENMSQVPFVVRNIRFGTALGQKYEFEDMLWLGMMDTHCNVPMGMTAEILGAKYGLKREEVDEFALRSQQLWKAANDAGRFKEEIAPVTVKAKKQDVVVTTDEHPRPQTTLQNLSKLSSVFKKDGIVTAGSASGICDGAGAVILASEEAVKTQGLKPLARLVGYTVVGVEPSIMGIGPAPAIKELLKITNKTMNDVELVEINEAFGAQTLACAKDLDLDINKLNVDGGAIALGHPLAASGSRITTHLVHELRRRKSGKLGIGSACIGGGQGIAVMVEAL; from the exons ATGTCCGTCGTAACGAAAG GAGTCTTCATTGTGGCTGCGAAGCGTACCCCATTCGGTACAATGGGTGGGGCATTTGTCAACAAAAGTGCCACTGAGTTATCAGTAGTTGCTGCGACATCTGCCTTGCAATCGGCAGGATTAAAACCTGAACAAATAGACAGTACCGTTTTTGGTCATGTACTCGCT GGATCAGCTGCTGACGGAGGTTTTCTGGCACGTCATGTATCATTGAAGTCCGGAGTTCCTTTGGAGAAGCCAGCTTTCGGAGTCAACAGATTGTGTGGCTCTGGATTTcagtcagtagtttgcggtgcaCAG AGTATCTTAATAGGAGAGTCTAAAGTGGTTCTAACAGGAGGTGCGGAGAATATGAGCCAAGTTCCTTTTGTCGTAAGGAATATTCGTTTCGGTACAGCTTTAGGGCAGAAGTATGAGTTCGAAGATATGCTGTGGCTTGGAATGATGGACACCCACTGTAATGTGCCCATGGGCATGACAGCAGAAATACTCGGAGCTAAGTATGGCTTGAAGAGAGAGGAAGTAGACGAGTTCGCTCTAAGGAGCCAGCAGTTATGGAAAGCTG CCAATGATGCTGGCCGTTTCAAAGAGGAGATTGCGCCCGTAACGGTGAAAGCGAAGAAGCAAGATGTTGTCGTTACCACGGATGAACATCCGCGCCCTCAAACAACTCTTCAAAACTTATCTAAGCTGTCTTCCGTTTTTAAGAAGGATGGTATCGTCACAGCGGGCTCTGCATCT GGTATTTGCGACGGTGCGGGAGCTGTTATTTTAGCCAGCGAAGAAGCCGTTAAGACGCAAGGACTTAAGCCACTGGCGCGTTTAGTTGGCTACACAGTTGTGGGCGTAGAACCTAGCATCATGGGAATCGGACCTGCACCAGCTATCAAAGAACttcttaaaataacaaataaaacgaTGAACGACGTGGAGCTCGTCGAG ATTAACGAAGCGTTCGGAGCGCAGACACTAGCGTGCGCTAAAGACCTCGATTTAGACATTAATAAGTTGAACGTGGACGGCGGTGCTATTGCTCTTGGACATCCATTGGCTGCATCTGGTAGCAGAATTACAACTCACTTAGTACACGAGCTCAG AAGACGAAAAAGTGGGAAACTTGGTATTGGCTCTGCCTGCATTGGCGGAGGTCAAGGAATAGCAGTCATGGTCGAAGCTCTATGA
- the LOC143377795 gene encoding odorant receptor 22b isoform X1: MFSRDNTKYERIVTYYTWHGIFHHIAYQSFGGMAVFCWGMTPIADLLAGRSKQLPMGGWYPYNVTATPAFEITSLHQTVAIIICCFNNVAIDTLVTGFITAACCQLTLLSRNIVSISSKVKKPLSSSDHIGKSAVNDCNGTYEDLKLCVRHSNMIFDFAREIQNIFGTAIFLQFLVNCIIICLIAFNIAQMKDYIPSVLFGMVMYMCCMTYQIFIYCWHGNELYLHSTNLIIAAYSNDWWRNTKAFKQAIQITMFRAQKPLILTAGNIMELSLQTFVKFCKLLRTVESVVDRRKFIVGKYCCT; encoded by the exons ATGTTCAGTCGAGATAACACGAAATACGAGCGCATAGTAACGTATTACACTTGGCACGGGATCTTTCATCATATCGCTTATCAGAGTTTCGGCGGGATGGCAGTATTTTGCTGGGGTATGACGCCGATCGCCGATCTGCTCGCTGGAAGATCCAAGCAATTGCCGATGGGGGGATGGTACCCCTATAATGTGACTGCCACCCCAGCTTTCGAGATTACCTCCCTACATCAGACCGTGGCAATCATTATTTGCTGCTTCAACAACGTCGCGATAGATACTTTGGTAACGGGATTTATCACCGCTGCTTGCTGCCAGTTAACGCTGCTTAGCCGCAACATCGTTTCGATAAGCAGCAAAGTAAAGAAACCATTGAGTTCGAGCGATCACATTGGAAAATCTGCAGTGAACGATTGCAACGGGACGTACGAAGATTTGAAGCTCTGCGTCAGGCACAGTAATATGATATTCGA CTTCGCGAGAGAGATCCAGAATATATTCGGCACAGCGATATTCCTTCAGTTCCTAGTTAATTGCATTATTATCTGTTTAATTGCATTCAATATAGCACAG ATGAAAGACTACATTCCGTCCGTTCTCTTTGGTATGGTAATGTACATGTGCTGCATGACTTACCAAATCTTTATATATTGCTGGCACGGCAACGAATTGTACCTCCAC AGCACAAATCTAATTATCGCTGCCTATTCTAACGATTGGTGGCGGAATACCAAGGCTTTCAAACAAGCCATACAAATCACGATGTTCAGGGCTCAGAAGCCACTCATTCTGACCGCTGGGAATATCATGGAATTGTCTTTACAGACGTTCGTTAAA TTTTGCAAACTTCTACGGACGGTTGAATCTGTTGTCGATCGGAGGAAGTTTATCGTAGGGAAATATTGCTGTACATAA
- the LOC143377795 gene encoding odorant receptor 10 isoform X2, translating into MLCSCGIFKSNGISSNRKMDVFAPKETRLRTISPNKHLKVSLSMIYYMGMWPVQGKYLCLYIPYTVCSFVFLLGIFLATEIAYLIASWGDMGEIVAGVTILMTNVTHACKVILILRRQKRIQALIDVTNSEMFSRDNTKYERIVTYYTWHGIFHHIAYQSFGGMAVFCWGMTPIADLLAGRSKQLPMGGWYPYNVTATPAFEITSLHQTVAIIICCFNNVAIDTLVTGFITAACCQLTLLSRNIVSISSKVKKPLSSSDHIGKSAVNDCNGTYEDLKLCVRHSNMIFDFAREIQNIFGTAIFLQFLVNCIIICLIAFNIAQMKDYIPSVLFGMVMYMCCMTYQIFIYCWHGNELYLHSTNLIIAAYSNDWWRNTKAFKQAIQITMFRAQKPLILTAGNIMELSLQTFVKILRMSYSIFTVLQTSTDG; encoded by the exons ATGCTCTGTTCCTGTGGAATATTCAAGTCGAACGGAATCAGTTCGAATCGGAAGATGGATGTGTTTGCCCCGAAAGAAACGAGACTCAGGACGATCAGTCCTAACAAGCATTTGAAAGTTAGCCTGTCGATGATTTATTATATGGGCATGTGGCCCGTTCAGGGCAAATACCTGTGTCTATACATTCCGTACACGGTTTGCAGTTTCGTCTTTCTCTTAGGGATTTTCCTCGCCACTGAAATCGCGTATCTTATCGCGAGCTGGGGGGACATGGGGGAAATTGTTGCTGGCGTGACAATTCTAATGACGAATGTCACTCACGCTTGCAAG GTGATTCTGATTCTTCGCCGACAAAAGCGCATCCAGGCTCTGATAGACGTGACGAACAGTGAAATGTTCAGTCGAGATAACACGAAATACGAGCGCATAGTAACGTATTACACTTGGCACGGGATCTTTCATCATATCGCTTATCAGAGTTTCGGCGGGATGGCAGTATTTTGCTGGGGTATGACGCCGATCGCCGATCTGCTCGCTGGAAGATCCAAGCAATTGCCGATGGGGGGATGGTACCCCTATAATGTGACTGCCACCCCAGCTTTCGAGATTACCTCCCTACATCAGACCGTGGCAATCATTATTTGCTGCTTCAACAACGTCGCGATAGATACTTTGGTAACGGGATTTATCACCGCTGCTTGCTGCCAGTTAACGCTGCTTAGCCGCAACATCGTTTCGATAAGCAGCAAAGTAAAGAAACCATTGAGTTCGAGCGATCACATTGGAAAATCTGCAGTGAACGATTGCAACGGGACGTACGAAGATTTGAAGCTCTGCGTCAGGCACAGTAATATGATATTCGA CTTCGCGAGAGAGATCCAGAATATATTCGGCACAGCGATATTCCTTCAGTTCCTAGTTAATTGCATTATTATCTGTTTAATTGCATTCAATATAGCACAG ATGAAAGACTACATTCCGTCCGTTCTCTTTGGTATGGTAATGTACATGTGCTGCATGACTTACCAAATCTTTATATATTGCTGGCACGGCAACGAATTGTACCTCCAC AGCACAAATCTAATTATCGCTGCCTATTCTAACGATTGGTGGCGGAATACCAAGGCTTTCAAACAAGCCATACAAATCACGATGTTCAGGGCTCAGAAGCCACTCATTCTGACCGCTGGGAATATCATGGAATTGTCTTTACAGACGTTCGTTAAA attttgcgAATGTCGTACTCCATTTTTACAGTTTTGCAAACTTCTACGGACGGTTGA